Part of the Candidozyma auris chromosome 4, complete sequence genome, CGCTTGGGGAATTGATGACAGCAGAAAATTTGCTTGAGATGCTTCAGGAGGACCCAGATTTGCTCATGCAGCACCTTAATTACGACAgtgccaaagaaggaataATGACCAGATCCCGTTATCGTGCACGCAACCGGAAGGGGTTCCACGAGGCcgaggagcttttggaCTTGCTCTTGACGAAAAGGGCTCGAGAGGAACGCAAAAACACCCGATCAGGCCAAGATGGCggcgacgacgacgacgaagaCTTGCTAGATGCAAGATTAGCATGTGTCGTCTGTCAAGTCAACATAAGAGAAATAATTACATGGCCATGCAAGTGTTTTGCCATATGTGAGAGCTGTCGTCTCAGTCTCATGGCAAAAAACATGGAAGGCTGCGTGTGTTGTCGAAGAGATGTTGAAGGTGTATCCAGAGTTTATCTTCCTTGAGCTAGACCTCAAGATAATGATTGTGGTCCCCACGAGGCGTAACCACtattgggtgcaaaaaaagaccttaagaaagagaagcaggGCAGAATTGCGAAAAAGCGAAATATTGCAAATTACCACAAAAGCGGGATCCTCATTCGCATCTTTTGCCCGTGGGGCAACCTGGAGCCACATTTATTCAGTATTTCGGAATCTTCACCACGGGCAGCTTTATTGTAAAATGAGGTCGAACGCAAAGTTCTCACCTAGGGGAAATCTCACGCGGGAGCGCAAAATACCACCGGTGCAATTGAGAAAATCAATGCTCGCCCCTAAGTAAAAAAACCCATTTTTCCTCCCGCGATGCGTCTTTTTGCCTAGCCTGCTCACTAACAAAAACGTAAAAACGGACTTTGGCATTGCCCACCCGTGCACCGCGACCACACATTCACAATTACAGCCGGGTACATTAAATAGCGTGTTAGGCCCCAGTGGAATCCCAGTCTTGTCAACCAAATATTGGAAACTGGATTCAGGGAGATAAAAATCTCACTGGTTAAGCTATTGGTATTTACATTTTTCATCTGCCTCGCTCGCGTGCCTTGAATTTTCCAAGGCGCCCCCATTCAAAATAACGTTCAAGATTTTTAACATGTCAACTATTGAAACCGTCACCTCCACGACAACGGCGATACCGCCCACGGCggagttgttggaggctGCCTTTAGAAAATATGTTCTTCGCTATTTGAACTTATTGGACCGGGTCCCGGGAGGAGCGGTTCTTTTGCGCTACATCAAGTCGTCCTACAGAGACGACCCAATTCGGTCGTTAATTGAGTTTtcgttggtgattttcGCCGCCACTTactttttctcttcgaagaagaaagaaaacagaAGGGAtttgttgaccttgtcgAAGCGGGAAATcgatgagctcattgaggaCTGGCAGCCTGCCCCGTTGGTAGAGCCAGTAACAGAAGCTGAGAAATGGAGACTTGAGGATATGGTTGTCAAGGGAGAGAATTCCTCTCACATTAGCATCGTGCAGCACCCTGAGATTCCCCTGGCGGTGAACTTGGCCGGTACAGATTTTCTCAACCTTAACGCTGATCAAAGAATGAAGGACGCCGCCAGACAGACCATCAACTCCGCTGGTGTGGGCGCCTGTGGGCCACCAAACTTCTACGGTACTCAAGATGCTCATGTGCGTTTGGAGGAGGACTTGGCCCGCTACTTGAACACAGAGAGCGCCATTCTCTATGGTCAGGATCTTGTCACTGCTGGATCTGTCATTCCTGCTTTCTTAAAAAGGGGTGACTTGGCCGTCGTGGACAGCGGTGTCAACCAGGCAATTCAAAAAGCCTTGATTGTCAGCAGATGCGATATTGTGTGGTATAAGCACAATGATATTGATCATTTGGAGCAAGTTTTGGGCGAACTCCAAGGTGTTTTGGCGAACCAGAAGCCATTGCGTAGGAGATTCATCATTACGGAAGGTTTGTTCGCCTACTCTGGTGAGCTTGCCAAGTTGCCTGCCATCGTcgctttgaagaacaagtacaAATACAGATTGTTCTTGGACGAGACCTTGTCTATCGGTACCATTGGCAAGTTGGGCAGAGGTGTTTGTGAGCATTTCGATATCGACAGAGACGAGATTTCCATCACCATTGGCTCATTGGCAAAcgctttctcttcttctggagGATTCTGTGCGGGAGTAGAACCAATGAttcaccaccaaagaatCAACTCCAACGCCTACGTCTTCAGTGCTGCGCTACCACCTTACTCTGCTAGAGTTGGCTCAGAGGCCATAAAGTTGATCTCTGAGGATGTTACCGGTGACGGCGAGTCAAGGCTTCTTCAGGTGTTGCATCAACTCCTTAGACAAGCATACGATAAGTTGACGGATAACTTAAAAGATTCCAAGTATTTTGAAGTCAAGTCAAGCAGGTGGAGTCCTATCATCCATTTGGGTTTCAAAGATGAGTACCGCAATGTTCTAGAGCTCCCTGAGGTATACGGAAACAATGTGTTATTGACCACGGGCAAGCCTTCGAAAAAACAGAACCCATTCAACGTCAAGTACACGTTAGAATGTtatattcttcaaaaaattatCAACGCAACACTCTCTAAGGACCACGTTTTGCTCAACAGGACAAGAATCGTCTATGAACAAGAGAATCTTCCCGTTTTGAGCCCCAGATTGTTGATCCACCTCAACATCGGCGTCACTTGGGAAGAGTTAAGTGCTGTTCTTGACGACTTGCCCTCTGTTATGAATGCTATTTGCAAAGAGGTCGAGCTGCCCGCTGACTTAGACAGGCTCTACAATGAGATGATCAGCCAGTAAGCAAATAAGCTCGGCGTCGTTGGACTTATCGTGGCCGTTGGACTTATCGTGGCCGTTGGCATTTTAATAACTATAAATAATTCTCTAGACCAATGTGGCCCTCCCCTACATAGAACGCTTGAACGCAGACCTACCCTGTTTTTAATTAATACGTCATTCTCTCCCTGGCATCCTTCGCTATAGCTCTTGCCTCTTCCACATCGTGAGCGTTATCAAAGTTAGATTCCCTGGCAAGATCATATGCCTCATTGTACCTATGACTCTCCAACGCATGTCTTGCAAGCCATAATCTGGCTTTCGACGTTTCGTCACTGAGACCCCAGTCGAACTCTTGTTCCAAGCACATGCGCATATACTTGTATGTTTCCTTCGAGCGACCAAGTTTTTCTGATATGGTGGCAAGCTTGTAACAAATATGAGGTTCCACACTAACTTGAGGCTCTCCTTCCTCTGTGTTAATCTCGTTGAGACTATCAATAGACAAGGCTTTTTCAAACGAACGcacagcttcttccaacttGTCAATCTTCTCGTAGCAGTTCCCAATGGCCTGCCACATACGTTTATCCATGGGTTGCAAGTTCGTCGCTCGTTGGTAATAGTAAAGTGCATACAAGTGCATATCCAACACTTCATATGCCTGTCCCAAACCATACCAGGCTCTGAAGTCTTTGGCATTGATATCGACAGCCCTTCTGTAGGACTCTATTGCCGCATGCGAGTTCTTGAGCTCCACGAACTCGTGGCCCATCAATGTCCATGCACTAAGACAAAGTTTATTAAGTAGGAGAGCCCTTCTAAAATACATCACTGCCTTTTCGTGTTCACCTTTCATGGAGTGGTAGTTTGCAACGATGCAACACGTCTCTGAACGGTAGTTATCAATCTGGGTGGCATGGTGGGCAAGGTACGCTAGCTTGGACTTGTTTTCCATAACATATAGCATGTTGGAGTATGTATCTAAGTCATCAAGACGTACCGGATCTTTCGCCAAGATCTCATCAAACATTTGCTCTGCCTGAAAGTAATCAAGCCCATGATATGCTACCAAGAATTTTTGTATCTTGAGGAAAACAAAGTCAGGGAAGAGCTCGACCAAGCTGGTGAATTTCTCCGTGAACATTGCCAGCTGCTGATAAAACTCCTGCAAAAGTACCACCTCGAAGAGGGTGAACATAACATGCCCTGCTAATGTTggttccttcttcttgacatgCGTGACAAATTTGTGGGCCTCCTCAAATGTGGAGAATGTAGCAATAAGCTCCTGCCAACAGCTCCAATTGTACGGGAATAACTTCACCGAGCAAAATAGCAGTTGCTGAGCCAACTGgtgtttcttcttcttgttgtacGTGAGACCTGCCAAAAAATGTAAGTGGGCATTCTCTTCGCCAGCTTTCTCATGATACAGATCAACTTTGGCAACAATCTTCCCCAAGGTGCTGTTGAGCTCTTCCAAAGTCTCTTGCCGATGCTCCTGGTCACTTTCATCCGAAAAGCTTTCTTGCGCTTTGAGCATGCTTTGCTTGTGGAACGAATTCACAGACCCATCATTGTCCTCCGTCGCTTTCTTGTCTATACTGATGAACATTGAGTACAAGCGCAAGAAAAGAGCGTCTCCAGATACGCAATTCCGAAGCGTGTAAGCCGCACGCGAGAACtctttgttgttgaagtagttTTTCGCTAGCATAAACTGGAATCGGTCCCGTTTCTGCTGTGTTGATAGCGTTGGATGCGTATACTCGAACTCCTCCTCCGTAGATGCCAACCCAACAAGCGCTTCCGTAGCCCATTTGGCCGCATTATACAAGCACAAATCATCTAGTAGAATAGCCGCCTGGTAGAGGTCATGACGTAGTTTATGTACTTCTGTGGGCATGCGGGATCTCAAGTGATTTTGGAGTGAGACATATGTTCGCACTACAgaatctcatcaacataCTTCAATCatggtgaaggaggaagactTGCTGACGTCATTGAAGCAGCTCGAGGGGTCTTTGGATTCAACAAATGAATTGTTGCTGCTTGTGAATAAGATTGCAGGGGAGAAGGAGGCCAACATGGCATCTTTAAGACTGGCTCAGAGAAAAGCGATGTTGGACTCACTCAACGTGAAGAGAACGCATAAACAGTACAAAGTGTGGGAAAACGAAAAACGGGACAACTTCATCGCCAGCGAAATTAAGGCGtacaacaagaagtacgCTCAGATGTCGAGGTTGCACACAGAATTGAGcgagttggaggagaagttgaatGATACTAGAAAGCAGGTGTATTTACCCAATTTCAGATTCTCCATTCAGACGTTACAAAACTACGATAACGGatctcttttgaagtaCGTTAAAAAAGACGAGGCAGGTACCTATCCTCTGCTGGTACGTTTAGGTGAGCTATTCAGCCTTGAGCCAAACTCAACTCAGTTAGCACCAGACTTCCAAACTTTCAATAAACTTGTGAATTTGGAATTCCATCTCCGAACGCTCTGCCAAATCAAATACGAGGTGCTTCTACGGATCAAGGCGCATCTTGATAACAAGAACTCTCAATGGGCCAAACGAGACAACTCACTTAATGCGTTTATTACACGAGATCTCCGCGAGACGATagatttggtgaagaagatcagGGCCTCAGAGACACAAGATTTAAGGGACATTGACGTTGACTCGGAGTTTGACTACGATGGAGAGCGTGACGAGGAGagagatgatgaagacgaagagaaGGATCCTGAAGAAAATGGCGAAGAACAGAACGAGGACCAAGGCGAGAACCAGAATGAGGAGAGAAGTCACGAGGGGAAGGATCATGAGGAGAATTACAACGGCGAGGATGACGTAGCAAGATCTGgcgatgatgaagaaattaGGGAAGTTGAAGAGTCACAAGCAGATGGGGATGCCCAGGACAAGATGAATGTCGATCAAGAGGAGGGTGTTCTGGAGAAGCAGGTCGAGGACGACGAAAATGAGGAAGAGGGCCTCCAACAAACCGAAATTGGTGCTCAAGCAGACGAGGCTAACGACGCAATGGATGCGGTTGGAGATCAAGAGTCTACGGAAATGCTTATCGACTAAATGTAATGGGCTTATATATCTTATTGCTGGACAGGTTCCGTCTTAACCGGCTCGGCATTGGCAGCCAGCCCGTTGAAAATATAGTGGAACACCTGGCTGGCGTTGTCGCCCTGTGCTCTTCTATAGTTGACAATCCTTGTGAGCTGATAGCCTGCAACACCACCAAGGAAGAAATTTACAGATGCCAAAAGATAGTTTCTGGGTCTGATGGCGAAGCCAGCCCATCTCGTCCAGATGGCACCGGTGGCGAAAAGTGCCAATTGTTGTGTTCCCGACAACTTCTCGACGGGTCTTTGAATGTCATTGAGACCGGCAATAACTAAACTCCATTTAAACACAGGTGCCCAGAAATGCACAGTTTTCGGTCCGGTCTCTGCGTTGAGAAAACGTTGAAATTTAGATGCGTGTCCAGCAGCAGAGGCCATGGCGATGTGGGAGTGTTTTGTGTGTTACGCTATTTGCTAGGAGCAGATTGGTGTATAAGTACGGAATACTCATTTCCACCTTTTGATATTTTCCTGCAGACAAGCGGCTCACCCTCTCGCTCGGTAAGAAGCACTCCTATCAACTCCGACTGCCACCAATTTTTGTAATGCTACAGGTTCTTTAACAAAAATCTATGAATCTATTTATTAGCTTCGCACATGCTTCGGAATTCACTGTTGGGGTCTCGAAGAAGGCGGCCAGGCGTATCAAACTCCTTGACCTCTCCATGATCCAACACTAATATGCGATCGCTATCCATAACAGTATCCAAGCGATGTGCAATTGTAATGATTGTCTTTTCTCTAAATTCACGACGGATTGTCTCCTGTATTATTTTGTCTGTTTGCACGTCCACAGCCGCAGTGGCTTCGTCAAGAAGTAAAACCCTGGATGGGTTTAGGAGAGCTCGTCCCAAACACATGAGTTGTTTCTGACCAGCAGAAAAGttgcttcctccttcacttACCCGACTATCCAAGCCTAGGCCACCGTCAAGGCGCTCGACGGAAGTTTTGAGGTTAGAAAGCTCCAAAACGTGCCATAGTTTCTCATCGCTATGTTCACAGAAGGGATCGAGATTCTGTCTCAAGGTGCCTTCAAATAGGTGCGAGTCCTGAGGGATAATACTGAGATTGTGTCTGAGGTCAAAAAGACGCATCTTCAGAATATCTATATTGTCGATGCGAATAGTTCCCTCACTGGCAGAGAGCATGCGGAATATGGCCAAGACCAACGAGCTTTTGCCAGCGCCAGTACGTCCAACCACGCCGATCTTCTCTCCAGGCTTGACGTCAAAATTCACTTGCTTGAGTACCAAATCAAGATTCTTCGCATATCTAGCAGAGTAATCTGTGATCTTTATCTCTCCATGCTCTGGCCACAATGGGATTCTCTTGACGTATTGAGTGTCGGGGTTTTCCTCAGGTTCCAATTCTGCGTACTCAAGACACCTCTCTACCGAAACGATATTCGACTCCACTTCAGCAGAGAAGCGGACAATCAACCTAAGCCAGCTGGTGACTTGCAAAGAATAGCTCATCACAAATCCCACCATACCAGCACTCAATGGtttggcagaagaagccCTGTAGATCAAAAGTGATGAGGAGATCCAAATCAAAAGAGATCCCATCATTTGCAATCTGACTGAAAGCCACCTATTCACAGAACGCAACATGTAGAGACTTCGAAGGTTGAAGTCCACGTTGgcatcattgatgaaaagaaatCTATCCTGTTGTCTGTAAGCTCGTATCGTATCCGCACCAGTCAAGCTTTCGTGGAAGTGTGCAAAGATTGGAGACCGAGACACTGAAACTAGCCTCTTGATTTCTCTCTGCACAGCAATGTAATATATCTGGAAGTATCTGTACGAGAA contains:
- the CDC23 gene encoding anaphase promoting complex subunit CDC23, giving the protein MPTEVHKLRHDLYQAAILLDDLCLYNAAKWATEALVGLASTEEEFEYTHPTLSTQQKRDRFQFMLAKNYFNNKEFSRAAYTLRNCVSGDALFLRLYSMFISIDKKATEDNDGSVNSFHKQSMLKAQESFSDESDQEHRQETLEELNSTLGKIVAKVDSYHEKAGEENAHLHFLAGLTYNKKKKHQLAQQSLFCSVKLFPYNWSCWQELIATFSTFEEAHKFVTHVKKKEPTLAGHVMFTLFEVVLLQEFYQQSAMFTEKFTSLVELFPDFVFLKIQKFLVAYHGLDYFQAEQMFDEILAKDPVRLDDLDTYSNMLYVMENKSKLAYLAHHATQIDNYRSETCCIVANYHSMKGEHEKAVMYFRRALLLNKLCLSAWTLMGHEFVELKNSHAAIESYRRAVDINAKDFRAWYGLGQAYEVLDMHLYALYYYQRATNLQPMDKRMWQAIGNCYEKIDKLEEAVRSFEKALSIDSLNEINTEEGEPQVSVEPHICYKLATISEKLGRSKETYKYMRMCLEQEFDWGLSDETSKARLWLARHALESHRYNEAYDLARESNFDNAHDVEEARAIAKDARERMTY
- a CDS encoding mitochondrial pyruvate carrier; this translates as MASAAGHASKFQRFLNAETGPKTVHFWAPVFKWSLVIAGLNDIQRPVEKLSGTQQLALFATGAIWTRWAGFAIRPRNYLLASVNFFLGGVAGYQLTRIVNYRRAQGDNASQVFHYIFNGSAANAEPVKTEPVQQ
- a CDS encoding serine C-palmitoyltransferase LCB1, with protein sequence MSTIETVTSTTTAIPPTAELLEAAFRKYVLRYLNLLDRVPGGAVLLRYIKSSYRDDPIRSLIEFSLVIFAATYFFSSKKKENRRDLLTLSKREIDELIEDWQPAPLVEPVTEAEKWRLEDMVVKGENSSHISIVQHPEIPSAVNLAGTDFLNLNADQRMKDAARQTINSAGVGACGPPNFYGTQDAHVRLEEDLARYLNTESAILYGQDLVTAGSVIPAFLKRGDLAVVDSGVNQAIQKALIVSRCDIVWYKHNDIDHLEQVLGELQGVLANQKPLRRRFIITEGLFAYSGELAKLPAIVALKNKYKYRLFLDETLSIGTIGKLGRGVCEHFDIDRDEISITIGSLANAFSSSGGFCAGVEPMIHHQRINSNAYVFSAALPPYSARVGSEAIKLISEDVTGDGESRLLQVLHQLLRQAYDKLTDNLKDSKYFEVKSSRWSPIIHLGFKDEYRNVLELPEVYGNNVLLTTGKPSKKQNPFNVKYTLECYILQKIINATLSKDHVLLNRTRIVYEQENLPVLSPRLLIHLNIGVTWEELSAVLDDLPSVMNAICKEVESPADLDRLYNEMISQ